Proteins encoded within one genomic window of Desulfurobacterium indicum:
- a CDS encoding aldehyde dehydrogenase family protein, with amino-acid sequence MKGYMLIGGRKVFKKKEIEILFPYDNSVVGTIPDGDAEDVKLAVDVALKGFEKMKELSAFDRYSILSKAARILSNRSYEIAELLTREVGKTIRESMGEVGRAVNTLTLSAEEAKRIAGEEVNFEAAPGIRGKVGFYRRVPLGVIGCITPFNFPLNLTCHKVGPALAAGNSVVIKPSENTSLVVIRLAEVLIEAGFPPEAVNVVTGYGEKAGDALVRDERVRMITFTGSVETGKIIMSRGGLKKYAMELGSNAGVYIDEDQSEKLGFIAEKVCRGGFALAGQVCISVQRVFVHDSLFDDFIGKAVEFVKTLKVGNPLDQTVDMGPVIDVQAADRIMEWINEAVSAGAKVVCGAKRISDTVIEPTILIDIPEDVRLFKGEIFGPVIAVNRVTSVEEAVEKINLSRYGLQAGIFTSNLKAAFKFAKEVEAGGIMINEIPTFRVDQMPYGGMKESGIGREGPSYAIEEMTEIKTICFDLS; translated from the coding sequence ATGAAAGGATACATGTTGATAGGTGGGAGAAAGGTTTTCAAAAAAAAAGAGATAGAAATTCTGTTTCCGTATGATAATTCTGTTGTCGGAACGATTCCTGACGGAGATGCTGAAGATGTAAAGCTGGCGGTGGATGTTGCTCTAAAAGGTTTTGAAAAAATGAAAGAACTTTCTGCCTTTGACAGGTACTCTATTCTTTCAAAAGCAGCGAGGATCCTTTCTAATAGAAGTTATGAAATTGCAGAGCTTCTTACGAGAGAAGTAGGTAAAACTATAAGAGAATCAATGGGAGAAGTAGGAAGAGCGGTAAATACACTGACTCTTTCTGCAGAAGAAGCTAAAAGGATTGCTGGAGAAGAAGTAAATTTTGAGGCAGCACCAGGAATAAGAGGGAAGGTCGGGTTTTATAGAAGGGTGCCTCTCGGAGTTATTGGCTGTATTACTCCCTTCAATTTTCCCCTTAATCTTACATGTCATAAAGTAGGTCCTGCACTTGCTGCTGGTAATAGTGTCGTTATAAAACCTTCCGAGAATACTTCTCTTGTTGTTATAAGACTGGCAGAAGTTTTGATAGAAGCAGGTTTCCCGCCGGAAGCGGTTAATGTTGTTACTGGATATGGTGAAAAAGCGGGGGATGCTCTTGTTAGAGACGAGAGAGTAAGGATGATAACCTTTACCGGAAGTGTTGAAACCGGCAAAATAATAATGTCCCGCGGTGGATTAAAAAAGTACGCGATGGAGCTTGGCTCAAATGCAGGTGTGTATATAGATGAGGATCAATCAGAGAAACTTGGATTTATAGCTGAAAAGGTTTGTCGCGGTGGTTTTGCTCTTGCCGGTCAGGTTTGTATATCTGTTCAGAGAGTATTTGTTCATGATTCGCTTTTCGATGACTTTATAGGGAAAGCTGTTGAATTTGTAAAAACGTTGAAGGTTGGTAATCCCCTTGATCAAACTGTTGATATGGGACCTGTTATAGATGTTCAGGCGGCAGATAGGATAATGGAATGGATAAATGAAGCTGTGTCTGCCGGTGCAAAGGTTGTTTGCGGAGCTAAGAGAATATCAGATACAGTAATAGAACCTACTATACTTATTGATATTCCTGAAGATGTCAGGCTTTTTAAGGGAGAAATTTTCGGCCCGGTAATAGCTGTAAATAGAGTAACAAGTGTAGAGGAAGCAGTAGAAAAAATTAACCTTTCAAGATATGGACTTCAGGCAGGGATATTTACAAGTAATTTAAAAGCAGCATTTAAGTTTGCCAAAGAAGTTGAAGCTGGTGGAATAATGATCAATGAAATTCCAACCTTTAGAGTTGATCAGATGCCTTACGGAGGAATGAAAGAGAGCGGCATAGGAAGGGAAGGCCCTTCATATGCTATAGAAGAGATGACAGAAATTAAGACAATCTGTTTTGATCTTTCTTAA
- a CDS encoding Fur family transcriptional regulator has protein sequence MTTSHRDKKGKRQTRQKVVIYRTVITSKDHPTAEQVYERARKELSTISLATVYRVLKELVKEGKISEIVVNKQSRYDYKTEYHHHFVCTYCGKIFDIDIPICQMARDFVEGPGHIIENAQHTFFGKCKFCAEKEKKGK, from the coding sequence ATGACAACTTCCCATAGAGATAAAAAAGGTAAACGTCAAACAAGACAAAAAGTTGTTATATACAGGACAGTAATTACTTCAAAGGATCATCCAACAGCTGAGCAGGTTTATGAAAGGGCAAGAAAAGAACTAAGCACCATAAGCCTCGCCACTGTATATAGGGTTCTGAAAGAGCTGGTTAAGGAAGGAAAAATAAGCGAGATCGTCGTCAACAAACAGTCCAGATACGATTACAAAACAGAATATCATCATCATTTTGTCTGCACCTACTGCGGAAAGATATTCGACATAGACATCCCGATATGTCAAATGGCACGAGATTTTGTTGAAGGTCCCGGACATATTATAGAAAACGCACAACACACATTCTTTGGCAAATGCAAATTCTGTGCGGAAAAAGAGAAAAAGGGGAAGTAA